A stretch of the Esox lucius isolate fEsoLuc1 chromosome 2, fEsoLuc1.pri, whole genome shotgun sequence genome encodes the following:
- the tex9 gene encoding testis-expressed protein 9 — translation MAETRMNEPKRHLSSRTGRSHGERSVRHSASVPSKKSSTIDLLAKEEEYKRLNAELEAKTAELVMQAEQVMRDQNELLSKPLSSNVDVDTEYEEFRNVNMLESSVRKPTAKEVTKKLVTSKSVSQNRRPGNQRKLQTTKASALDDVAVLEGLVDFSLAKTIRNIEGKLDDGDTDDNLMEDVMPSVGDEMGSDAQIRFLKAKLCVMQEELNRLSNECSKKDDANSVLSTKIKQVEEDRDRLQKTTNVQQTQIEKHKTLTEQSNRKCDGLQQKVTALQKEIEGLKRVQKQAATNHSAVEVRLNRALEEVERSKTQLSKIKQISKDTANQEHKTIETLQAENKRLEKQKAELILGFKKQLKLIDILKRQKMHFEAAKMLSFTEEEFMKALDWGKS, via the exons ATGGCTGAAACAAGAATGAACGAG CCCAAAAGACACCTATCATCTAGGACAGGAAGGTCTCATGGAGAAAGATCTGTGAGACATTCAGcctctgtcccctcaaaaaaaTCATCCACAATAGACCTTCTTGCTAAAGAGGAAGAATACAA ACGTCTAAATGCAGAGCTGGAGGCAAAAACTGCTGAACTAGTAATGCAAGCTGAACAGGTTATG AGAGACCAAAATGAACTCTTGTCAAAACCTCTTTCTTCCAATGTTGATGTTGACACTGAGTATGAGGAATTCAG aaatgtgaacatgctggaATCTTCAGTCAGGAAACCAACTGCTAAG GAAGTAACAAAGAAACTTGTCACTTCAAAATCTGTGTCTCAAAACAGACGTCCCGGAAACCAAAGAAAATTACA aactACAAAAGCATCTGCACTTGATGATGTAGCAGTTCTTGAAGGTTTGGTGGATTTTTCCTTGGCTAAAACAATACGTAATATTGAGGGGAAGCTGGATGATGGAGATACTGATGACAATCTTATGGAAGACGTTATGCCCAGTGTTGGGGATGAGATGGGATCAG ATGCTCAGATCCGTTTTCTCAAGGCAAAACTTTGTGTAATGCAAGAGGAATTGAATAGGCTATCAAATGAATGCAGCAAGAAG GATGATGCAAACAGTGTTTTAAGCACAAAAATAAAGCAGGTGGAGGAGGATCGAGACAGACTACAGAAGACCACAAACGTTCAGCAAACGCagatagaaaaacacaaaactttAACAGAGCAAtcaaacagaaaatgtgatGGGCTCCAGCAAAAAGTGACTGCCTTACAGAAG gaaattGAGGGTTTGAAGAGAGTGCAAAAACAGGCAGCAACCAATCACAGTGCAGTTGAGGTAAGACTGAACAGAGCATTGGAGGAAGTAGAGAGGTCCAAGACACAGCTGAGCAAGATCAAGCAGATAAGCAAG GATACAGCAAACCAAGAACATAAAACAATAGAAACTTTACAAGCTGAAAACAAAAGGCTGGAAAAGCAAAAAGCAGAATTGATTCTGGGTTTTAAAAAACAACTCAAACTGATTGATATCCTGAAAAGGCAAAAG ATGCATTTTGAAGCTGCCAAGATGTTATCATTTACGGAAGAGGAATTCATGAAAGCCCTTGATTGGGGGAAATCATAG